The Cryptomeria japonica unplaced genomic scaffold, Sugi_1.0 HiC_scaffold_1371, whole genome shotgun sequence genome has a window encoding:
- the LOC131033711 gene encoding disease resistance protein RPV1-like has translation MRYFDTIALKSAGTIQIVGIRGMGGSGKTTLAKEIYKKRSSMIDRSSFIYNIGDATEKGLLVDKQKKLLDDLDVKGVSFDDVDVGRGILNSHLRSISVLIILDDVDNTDQLDALLPAKESLGEGSLIVVITRRLDVLKARGISNIYQMRALNATHSRQLFCWHAFLQPFPRLEFEALVEKFLKVCNGLPLSLKVLGGKLYGESCKDNWQRTLKELSILSDTGIRGQLKVSYDALDEKEKEMFSDIACFFIGEETSLAIEVWEGSDWDGQIGLERLLSKCLVEVDDNNVIQMHDHLRDLGRQIARRQSPYRLWSPQQFPSIPPQESLQIRGMTNTNSDPCHLWKEKIIQHTSFEKQTQTSFSLALCSLGLKLLVCSRQFLNQEVGELSRELLWLRWNDFNHTNLPSWLSLKNLRVLELNGALNLQELWTDAEHAPLQLRELIITGTWSACFEMFPSSISNLKYLKKIALLGCVCKEFSIRELPEEFCGLQSLEHLELRHCNKLSTLPTHFGELRKLRHLDLYSCQMLRKFPISFKQLVDLEYLDLSGCKKLPSMPDILENMRKLKKLYFTGCPKFQELPLQIAEQKYLRVLHLKKTMLKDLPTNIGQLSKLETLVIGSPHLTGFPESLGYLSSLVHLKITGCINLKYFPESVEHLKLLGYLCIKSSGVRSLPQGFRQLTNLQILKIFDCPIAELDVGSASCTSLRKLQMIHLKATDVTRLSISQNCCPNLQTLQIELNRRLIEIDVLSTSVKMVKVYECPMLRNINGISGLVKLESMEITGCPKLGQDNIRAAARSTISTH, from the exons ATGAGATACTTTGACACGATTGCACTTAAATCTGCTGGCACAATACAAATTGTGGGAATTCGAGGCATGGGAGGCTCTGGCAAAACTACTCTCGCAAAGGAAATATATAAGAAGAGATCATCGATGATTGATAGGTCAAGTTTTATTTACAATATTGGAGATGCCACAGAGAAAGGACTGCTGGTTGACAAGCAGAAAAAGCTTCTGGATGACCTTGATGTCAAAGGTGTATCCTTTGACGACGTAGACGTAGGCAGAGGGATTCTTAACAGCCATTTGAGATCTATTTCCGTGCTTATCATTCTAGACGACGTGGATAATACAGACCAATTGGATGCTCTTTTGCCAGCAAAGGAGAGTCTTGGCGAGGGAAGTTTGATTGTTGTTATCACACGCAGGTTAGATGTTCTTAAAGCACGAGGCATCTCTAACATTTATCAAATGAGAGCTCTCAACGCTACTCATTCCAGACAACTCTTCTGTTGGCATGCATTCTTACAACCCTTTCCACGTTTGGAATTTGAGGCCCTCGTTGAGAAGTTCTTAAAAGTTTGCAATGGTCTTCCTTTGTCACTCAAGGTCCTAGGAGGAAAACTCTATGGTGAGTCTTGCAAGGATAATTGGCAACGGACATTAAAAGAGTTATCCATATTATCAGACACGGGCATCAGAGGACAACTGAAAGTCAGTTATGATGCGTTagatgaaaaagagaaggaaatgtTCTCGGATATAGCTTGTTTCTTCATTGGAGAGGAAACAAGTTTGGCCATTGAAGTATGGGAAGGATCAGACTGGGATGGTCAGATCGGTTTGGAAAGGCTTCTCAGTAAGTGCCTTGTTGAGGTAGACGATAATAATGTCATACAAATGCATGATCATTTGAGGGATCTAGGAAGGCAAATTGCACGTCGACAATCACCCTATCGCCTTTGGTCTCCACAACAGTTTCCCTCGATTCCCCCTCAG GAATCATTACAAATTAGAGGGATGACAAACACAAATTCTGATCCTTGTCACCTCTGGAAAGAGAAGATCATACAACACACAAGCTTTGagaagcaaacacaaacaagcttTAGCCTCGCGCTCTGTTCTCTTGGATTAAAACTTTTGGTTTGTAGCAGACAATTTCTAAATCAAGAAGTTGGCGAACTATCAAGAGAACTGCTCTGGCTTCGCTGGAATGATTTCAATCATACAAATCTTCCGTCATGGCTTTCATTAAAAAATTTGAGAGTCTTAGAGCTTAATGGCGCTTTAAACTTACAAGAACTGTGGACGGATGCTGAGCAT GCACCTTTGCAGTTGAGAGAGCTGATTATTACTGGTACCTGGAGCGCTTGTTTTGAAATGTTCCCGAGTTCAATATCAAAtctgaaatatttgaaaaaaatagcACTGTTAGGTTGTGTTTGTAAAGAGTTCAGCATTAGAGAGCTGCCAGAAGAGTTTTGTGGTCTCCAATCGCTTGAGCACCTGGAGCTACGACATTGCAACAAGTTGTCAACATTACCCACCCATTTTGGGGAACTAAGAAAACTGCGGCATCTAGATTTGTACTCTTGCCAAATGCTAAGGAAGTTTCCAATTTCTTTTAAGCAGCTGGTAGACCTGGAATACCTTGATTTATCAGGTTGTAAGAAGCTTCCATCTATGCCAGACATTCTTGAAAACATGAGAAAGCTGAAGAAGTTGTACTTCACAGGGTGTCCTAAATTTCAAGAGTTGCCCTTGCAAATTGCAGAACAAAAATACCTAAGAGTGCTCCACCTGAAAAAGACAATGCTAAAGGATTTACCAACTAACATCGGTCAACTAAGCAAATTGGAAACGCTGGTGATTGGAAGTCCGCACTTGACAGGTTTCCCAGAGTCTCTTGGCTACTTGTCCAGCTTGGTTCATCTCAAAATTACGGGATGCATTAACCTGAAATATTTTCCCGAGTCTGTAGAGCATCTCAAGCTTTTAGGATATTTATGTATAAAGTCCTCCGGAGTGAGGTCTTTGCCACAAGGATTTAGGCAACTTACTAATCTTCAAATTTTGAAGATTTTTGATTGTCCAATCGCCGAGTTGGATGTTGGGTCAGCGTCTTGTACATCATTGCGGAAACTCCAGATGATACATCTAAAAGCAACCGATGTGACAAGATTATCAATTTCTCAAAATTGTTGTCCCAACCTCCAAACTCTTCAGATTGAGCTAAATCGCCGTTTAATCGAGATAGATGTCCTCTCAACATCAGTCAAGATGGTGAAAGTGTATGAATGCCCAATGCTACGCAACATAAACGGTATTTCAGGTCTAGTAAAACTTGAAAGTATGGAGATAACTGGATGTCCGAAATTGGGTCAAGATAACATCAGAGCAGCTGCTAGGTCGACTATTTCAACTCACTGA